ATTTTAAATAAACAGGGGTTCGATTTGTCTGCTTTCAGAGATTCCATAAGCATTACTTTTAATATTTCCTTTTTCCCCGAAACCAGATTAACCATACAATCAAACATCCTTTCAATCTCTTCATCATCAAGCCTCAAATCTTCATAGCTTTGTTCGATAAGTGAGATAATATCTTTCATTGCCGAAGTAAACAGAGCGTCGAGGATGTCATCCTTACTCTTAAAGTAATAATAAATCAGAGCCTTATTGACCCCGGCGCTTTTAGCGATATCATCCACCCGCGCACCGTCAAACCCCTTTTCTGCAAACAACCGCTCAGCCGTGTTCAATATTTTCGCTTTTGTGATTGCCGAATTTCTTTTATTCATTATCTGAATCTATCGGAATTCATGCTGAAACAACAACTAACTATTCGGTTAAAATATAAGATTTTTTATTGAATAGTGCCAAAAGATATGGATTGTTGCAAGCGTTTTTTCCGAATATATCCGAAAATGAAAAAGGAATCCCCTCTTGACATCACCTTCTGCTTATAGGATAATACAATTTGAGCATAATTCCCCTTGTTCCGCCATTCGAAAGGAGTTATACGATGGCTATCAATGTTGGCGAAGTAAAACGTCGTCTTCAAGCACTCCTTAATGATGATAATATGGTTAACGAATATATCCGCCAATATGGCCCTAAAATGGATATCAAGTATATCAAAGCGATCAAGGAATCGCGCGCTTCGGCGGAATCCAGAATTGGTGAAGACGGTTCGGGAGAGGATCCTGTCTATGAGATCAAACTAGGCTGTCCGGTGTGTGAAAAGGAGGATGTCACCTGCTATGAACTTCGCGCCAAAAGCCAGCAGGTAATCCAGAACAAATTTCTTGTCCCCCATTATGAGGGGGCCTCCGGCTACAAAACAATCGACTACAACCTTCTCTCGGTCACGGTCTGTCCCCGCTGTTTATTTGCATCGCCCGACAAAAAAGATTTCACCCGTAGTGCATCAAGTGGACAGGGCAAGCAGAAAAGCCAACTCACCGGCAATATGATCATGACATTACAGGAAAAAATCGGTGAAAGAAAAGCTCTTCTTAAAGCAGTAGTCGATTATGAGAACTATTTCCAGCGGCCACGGATCGACGATGTCGCTATTGCAGCCTACCAGCTTGCCATGCTTCGTGCCAATGTTGAAGCCTATTATGAACAACCCTATTCTCTGTATAAACTCGGCGCCTATGCACTCCGCATTGCAAAAATCATCAAAGATTCGGGGGGCGACAATAGAGAAAGCTATCGTGATGCGCTCGGGTATTTCGAAGAAGCTTTCAGGACATCAAACTGCCCTTCAGAAGAGATCGAAATGCAGGTGATCTATACGATTATAACACTGTATCTCAAGCTGGGAGAATTTAAAAAAGCAAACTCATATATCGGCGTATTCACTAATATTAAAAACGATCGAAAAAATGAGATGAGAGACAACCCCCGCCTCACGACTGCAACAATCGATAAATGGGCCGATAAAGCAAAACGACTATGGGAAGACCGGGAGGAGGAAGACCTCTTTAAGGATGAGTAGAGGGGTTTAAGAAAAAGAGGAAGATACGGTGACAAAAGGCCTGTCCCGAGGAGCTACCGGGAGAGTGACAAGGGTGTGAGAGGGAAAGAATTGCAGAAGAGCATTTACTGTGTATATTCATCCTTTGTTGGGTGGCTGGCACTTCAGTGCCGGAAATGTTGCTTTAATAACACAAGGCTATTCGGCGCCCGGTTCCTTCAGAAGTCATAGTTCTTTAGATTTGTTTGATTATCCCGACCTCCGGACCACTTTCGGAGCGGCTTGCGCTGAGCCGAAGTAAGCGGAACTCACGCTCTGCGGGAATCCCTCACCCGCTCCTTTTTACCCTCACCCTGTATCCACCGGCCCCGCAGGCGCCAAACTCCAGCAGTACCTGTAAATAAAAAATTAAACAGGCAAATTCGTTGATATATCCCATTGCACATCCTGTATTTTAATAAAAGCATTATTTTGATTTTTCAATTTTTTCCCAACAGGACGGTGAAATGAAAAAAGTAACTATTAATGACATCGAACTTGTGCTTTCCAACCCTGTTGATAGTACGATTGAGTGGATTGGTCAGGATGAACCGCTTCGTCAGATCCTCGCCTGCTGGCTGATCGTCGACAATAAAGACCTCCCCTTAACCCCCCGTATTATCGGCTATCCCGGCACAGGAAAAACAACCCTTGGTATGGCCGCAGCCAGCCAGCGGGGGCAGGATGTCTATATCATGCAGTGCACTTCAGATACCCGTCCTGAAGACCTTCTTGTAACACCGGTACTCTCGGAAAAAGGAAAGATATCTTATCATGCCAGCCCGCTTCTCTCGGCAGCAATCACCGGCGGCATTGTTATTCTCGATGAAGGCAACCGGATGTCGGAAAAATCATGGGCATCTCTGGCCGGCCTTTTCGACAATCGGCGTATGGTCGAATCGGTGGTTGCCGGTATTGTTGTTACGGCACATAAGGAATTCCGGGCTGCAATTACCATGAACGAAGACTCTTCCACCTTTGAAATACCCGATTATATTATGTCCCGGCTTCAACCGGGTATCGAACTCGGGTTTCCATCACGGGAAGACGAACTGAAAATCCTCTCCTATAACCTTCCATTCACAAGCAGGAACGTCCTCGATATCTGCGTCTCTTTTCTTCAAAAGGCCCACGGACTTGACCTCCCCTACTCTATCCGTGACGGAATCAATGCAATACGGTATACATTAAAGCAACGGGAAAATAATCCTGACGCCAATATCAAAGGCCTGTTCGAAAATTCGATAAAACAGATTTTAGGCAAAGAAGCTCTGGACCTCGACAGCCTCGCGGCAAAACGGAAAGCTTCGGGGAAACAGCACCCGGGCATGGGACTGGGCGACTTTTTCTTCCCCGACAACGATGATCTCAATCCCGATTCACCAGGTATTCTCTGATGATCAAGCTGTCCGATTCAATAACACTGATCCCCTTTCTTCACGGGAGTATCTATTTTTCCCGGTATATTCGTGAACACTGCTCCAGGCATGCCTGCGACTGTATTGCGGTCGATATCCCTGCATCATTTAATGAATCGCTGATCGATGCTGTTGATGATCTCCCTTTTATTTCTGCTGTGACTGCATCGGAATTTACCGATCCGGTATATTTTGTTCCCACCGATCCCTGTGATGCAGCCATTGAAGGACTCAGGCAGAGCAGACAACGTCATATCCCCGGATACTGCATCGGTTATCCGATAATCGAACAACCAACCCCCTTGCCGCACATCCCCGATCCTCACGGAAGCGAAATAATGGGTATCGACGCCTACTCATCACTGTGTATCCAGGTGATCGAACAGCACGCGATATCCAAAGACGACCAGGCATGCCGTTACATTGCCTATCGGCTTCACGACCTGGAATCATCACATAAAAAGATCTGTGCGGTAATCCATTTCCGTCATGTAACGGGCATTATTGAACACTATAATCAGGAATATTCTTATAATTATACACCGCCCTCACCGGTAGAATATCAGGGCCGACGGGAATATGTCAATCCGGACCATCTCTACTTTGCCCTTGGCGAATTGCCCTTTATTACCGGAAAATTCGAAAAGGAACGCCAGGATCCTTTCGCCCCTGCAGTGCAGGTTATCGATACGATCAAAGACCTTTTCAGAGAAACCAGGGATGACTATTACAGCAACAAAGATAATATCATCGAACTCTCTCCGGCCCGTATCCATTGCGGTCTCACTTTTTTGCGTAACCTGACCGTCATGGCAGATATGTTTATCCCCTCCCTTTTCGACATTGTGACGGCAGCCAGGGGAATCGGCGGGAATTCCTATGCGGTCCGCATTCTGAAAAGCGCAAAATACTATCCCTTTCTCCCTCTCGAACAGGCACAGCAATCGCTGGGAGTCGGCATCGATAAAATTGTATTCCCCAACGATACCACGGTTCATCAGGCGGTCAATCTGTTCAAAGATCTGCCGGTCTACTGGCAAAAACTCAATATCAAACCCGAACCATCGGAACTCCAGAAGAAAAAGTACCGATATCGATGGAATCCGGCAGGGATGTGCTCCCATCTTCCCGAAGATCGTAAAATCGAAGAATTCAATAGCCATCTCCGGAACAAAGCGATCCGCATGATGAACGAAGATCTTATTCGGTCGGAAAAATTTGTCGTTTCGGTGAAAGACGGGATCGATTTCAGGGAAACACTCCGCAACTGGCACACCGGCGACATCTACATAAAAGAGATACCGCCCTCACGGGGCGAACTCGATACCGTCATTATTATTTTCGACAGCGGACACGATGAGAAATACCCCCATAAGGCGACCTGGTATGCCGAACACGAGCAGGAATCAACCCTCACGTTCTTTGCAACCGATCCCTTTGATGATGTTGTGGGACCGGGAATCGTTCGTTCCCATTACGGCGGTCTCTCGCTCCTTTATCCCCCCCGGATAATTCCCAATGCCTTTGAAATTACCGCAGAACTTCCTCTGAAAAATCTGACCGAACAACTCACCTATGGTGTCCTGCTGTTCAGCGAGCATCGAACCGTGGCATTTATTGCTCCCAAAAAACCGAATGTTCGCCTTAAACGCATAGCCGCGAGGCTGAAAAAGCGGCTTGTCTGGATCCCCCTTTCCAATTTCAGCTCCGAAACACTTCGAAACCTTCGACGATTCCATGTTCTGAATGGTAAAATTGTAAGAAGCTGGGCGTCACAATTTATCGGCGACTGAGGAGCGAGGAACACAACAAGTCACGAAGGTACGAGCTGAACATTGCTCGATAGTGCAAGACAAGGGACAAAGCGTATGAGCGTACGAAAATGTGTATTCCCACTAATTTTCCTGGGTACAACCGTGCTTTGGGGGGTTGATGAATCGCAAGATGAGCAGTATATCCGGAAACTCGAAAACAAATATCGAACCGAATACAACAAATGTACCGGTGATAACAGAGATGTCAACCTTTCCATAATTCTTATGTGGAAAAAACAGATGAATCACTGGATAAAATCGGTAGAGTACCCCGTACTCCGGAATGCGTATCGGGATTCCACAGGCGATACAACAACGAATATTCTTCCGTGCATGGTATACCACTGGCGACGGGCCCTGGAAAAGCAGCGTAAGGAAAAAGAAGCTGTCCGGGTGCGGGACAGCATTCGGCGGGAAAATGAGATTGCCGAATCCCTGATGGTTGCCCGGGAACTGAAACATAATCCTCTCTCCCCCTATGATATTACCGGCATACCCTTTGGAATCAACAGAAATGCATTTATTCATCTATTTAAAAAATATTACAGCAATGAAATTGTAGATGCTCCCGATTGTATTCTGGTTAATGATTTTACCTGGGGCAAAAAACAGCTCCCCACGACCTTCTATTTTGACAATAACAATAATTACCACCGGTATGAAATTGAAACCATGCATTTTCCCGCCGACTCACTGGATACCGTGGTCCGCAGGGATGCGCTTTATATTGCCGATCTCATGGCGGAAAAGCTCGCCCCCCCGCAAACCGTCTATCGGGTAGGACTGTTTGACATCAAAAAAGACCATTCCGCACCCTATCGGGAATGGAGCGACAGCACCCACCGCATGGTTATTTATCTTGCAACACAGATGTATTTGTATAATGCGAAAACGGTTGTTGAATACGCCGGGAATGTTCCAGACACACTCGGGCAGCATGAATGACGCGGTGAGTTGAGTGATGGAGTGATCCTGCTGAGTTGAGCGGGATGAACTATTCACCTGCAGGGGAATGATCCGGTATGCTAGGCTACCATTCTATTTTCAGAACACCTCGAAATACTTATTTACGACGATAATCGCAATGAAAGCGACAGCTAAAAAATCCAGCCAGAGCTGAATCGAGATAAAATAACGATTGCCCTTCCCTTTTCCTTTCGAAGGCCTGCCGCCGAACTTTTTTGTTGTGCGGGAAAAAACGATATCGCTTTGGGCCATTTTATTTTTCCTTTCAACAAAAAGTATACTATCTACGAATAACTAGTGCAAGAAACATTTATTTTTCAAAAAACGCAAGAGTTATCAATGAAATATCGAACATTCGGAATTATCGATCTGGTTATAATTGGAGCGCTTCTTTTAGTCTCCGTGGCATTTATACCTCTGATGAAATCCTATGCTCCTTCAACAGTGGCTGTTTACCGGGACAATCGGGTTATCGCCCGATATCCGCTTGAAGCTGATAAGCGGTTCACGGTACATGGTGAAATCGGTGATGTTTCGGTGCATATCCATAACAGCCGGGTATCGGTTGAGAAATCCACCTGCAGCAAGCAGATTTGTGTTACCGCAACACCAGTCAGCAACGTTGGGCAACAGATTGTATGCGCACCAAATCATATTCTGGTACAGATAGAATCGTCATCAGAAGACAAGGGGCCCGATGCAATCGCCCGGTAGTGACGATACGGGAGCAATGACCCTGGAGCGCACGGCCCTTCTGTTAGCGGCCATCAGCCTCAATTTTCTCGAATTTTTCATCCCCCGTATCCCGCTCTTTCCCTGGCTCAAACCCGGACTTGCCAACAGCATAACGGTTATCTGGATACTCAAGTACGGTCTTGCCGAGTCGATTCTCCTTTCACTTCTGCGTATCTGGACCGTGGGTTTCTATTTCGGATTTTCATTCCTGACTTTGTCGCTCAGTCTCGGCGGAAGCACGCTGGCGGTTCTCATGATGGGCCTTTCGTGGCGTGTTTTCGGGAAAAGGAAGCTTTTAGGCATTATCGGGGTCAGTATCATCGGAGCACTGTTTCATAACGCCGGCCAGCTTATCATGGTCTATTTTCTCATGGCCCGGAATCTCTTTCTTTTTTATCAGCTCCCTTTCATGACCGGTGCCGCCATTGTTTTCGGCGCCCTTGTCGGGATCGTCGCTCTGTTTATGCTCAGGGTTATTGACCAGACAAGTATACAAGAACATCCGGATTTTGAACGAAAAATCGTCCATCATGAAATATCCCCCGGCAATCTCACCGCTGCTGCCGGGATTATCACTTACTGCATCGGTATTTTATTTATCGATATACCCTGGATTCTCGCCATCCTTGCGGCAGGCACAACGATAGCAGTACAATTTATTGTAAAAGGCTCGATAAAGGTTCTTATTTCGCCAATAACGAAATTCTGGCTCCTCTTTATTTTTATCGGAGCCCTCCATCTCTTCTTTTCGTTTGGAACCCGTATCGAATCAGTTCCCTTTGTCACCCATGAAGGTGTCCATGCCGCCCTCACCCAATGGCTTCGACTCTGGACCTGGCTTCAGCTCTCCTTTGCTCTCACCCATGTAAAATTTCACTACGCGCTGTTTAGTGGTTTACGAAAATTATTCAGAGGCAAAGAATATGCACTGGATGCTGGCGTTCTGGCTGTCGAACTATTTCCCCATATTCCCGATCTGGTACGCAAAGAAACCATACCGCTCTTCAAAGGATTATTCAGATCACCGATTCATTCATTCCGCCGCTTTTTCATGGTGGTCTACAGGGATATTGAAAGCCTTATCGTTTCCCATCTTGGAAGTGTTGTGTCGGAAGAACGGGACTCAAAAGGCGAAAGTCGAAGGTCACAAGTCTGAAGGCAGAGGGAGCAACTCTGTTTTTCCCCAAGGCGTCCTGCGCCGGCAGGGCGGTTACCAATTGATCGGCTGGATTATTTTTTCGCTTTCAAAGGCGCGAAAGCCGAGAAACAGGAAAAGGATACCGATCAGAATCATTACCCCAAAAAGAACAAAAACATTCAGGAGGAACAGGTAAAAAACAGTAACAACAAAGGTAAGCATCAACAAATTAACAAAATGCACCAACCGGGGATTTCCGAGACGAAGGGTGAGCCATGAAGCACAGGTTGCATTCATAAAGGATGCCCCCACAAAGAGTATGGGCCCGGTCCAGTTGATTGTCAGGGCGCTGCGGTCGAGAAGCGCGGTCCAGAGAAGCGATAAGGCAAAGGGACAGAGGCCCATAAATAACGACATTATAACGATATACAATATTTTTCCCAGAAGGATACTATGCCGGGCCAAACCACAGGTAAGTAAAATCTCAAATGATCCTTTCAGACGTTCTACGATAAAAACAGATCCCAGAAATGAACCGGTAGCAACCACCGAAAAAAAGATCCACCAGAGAATGCTCTGTTCGCCGCCCCCCTGAAGTGCATTTGAAGTAAACACTGCGCTGTAAATGAGAACAATGATCCCGTAAACCGCAAAAAAGCCGGGATCATTGCCTTTAAAATTAGCGAACTCATTCCTGACAATCAGTGCAAGGTTTTTCATGGTTTTATATAAGCTTTCTTTATGGTTTCCCGAAACGCTCTTTCAACCGGTCTAACTTCATATACCGGACATCCGTGCGCAACCAGTTCGGCGACCAGAAGAGGGATGTCTTTTTTCTGATTTTTCGAATTAAAATGCCATTTCCCGTCGGTATAGGACACTCCGGAACCCGTAATCCGACGGATAATCTCTCCATATTCGGGCCGGTTATCGGTGGTCAGTGCCCATTGCCCCAAAGATCCGGTTTCATTGGCCAATTCCGAAAGGTGGTGGTCCTGGAGTATACCGATCCGGTCGCAGAGTGCTTCAATGGCTTCAAGATGATGGGAACTGATAACGATCGCGGATCCATGCTCCTTTGCCCGTTGCACCAGCCTGCAGAAATGATCGTAGGCTTCCATATCGAGCGCTACCGTCGGCTCATCCAAAAAGCACACCTTCGGCCATCCCAGAAAGGCCCGGCACAATGCACATTGCATCCGCTGACCCCGGGAGAAAAA
This region of Chitinivibrionales bacterium genomic DNA includes:
- a CDS encoding TetR family transcriptional regulator, coding for MNKRNSAITKAKILNTAERLFAEKGFDGARVDDIAKSAGVNKALIYYYFKSKDDILDALFTSAMKDIISLIEQSYEDLRLDDEEIERMFDCMVNLVSGKKEILKVMLMESLKADKSNPCLFK
- a CDS encoding DUF2225 domain-containing protein is translated as MAINVGEVKRRLQALLNDDNMVNEYIRQYGPKMDIKYIKAIKESRASAESRIGEDGSGEDPVYEIKLGCPVCEKEDVTCYELRAKSQQVIQNKFLVPHYEGASGYKTIDYNLLSVTVCPRCLFASPDKKDFTRSASSGQGKQKSQLTGNMIMTLQEKIGERKALLKAVVDYENYFQRPRIDDVAIAAYQLAMLRANVEAYYEQPYSLYKLGAYALRIAKIIKDSGGDNRESYRDALGYFEEAFRTSNCPSEEIEMQVIYTIITLYLKLGEFKKANSYIGVFTNIKNDRKNEMRDNPRLTTATIDKWADKAKRLWEDREEEDLFKDE
- a CDS encoding AAA domain-containing protein, giving the protein MKKVTINDIELVLSNPVDSTIEWIGQDEPLRQILACWLIVDNKDLPLTPRIIGYPGTGKTTLGMAAASQRGQDVYIMQCTSDTRPEDLLVTPVLSEKGKISYHASPLLSAAITGGIVILDEGNRMSEKSWASLAGLFDNRRMVESVVAGIVVTAHKEFRAAITMNEDSSTFEIPDYIMSRLQPGIELGFPSREDELKILSYNLPFTSRNVLDICVSFLQKAHGLDLPYSIRDGINAIRYTLKQRENNPDANIKGLFENSIKQILGKEALDLDSLAAKRKASGKQHPGMGLGDFFFPDNDDLNPDSPGIL
- a CDS encoding ATP-binding cassette domain-containing protein; translated protein: MSNDVITVAGLSKSFDGKSVLESLNLDLGAETVYGLVGLNGVGKTTLIRLLLGLLRADSGHIDICGHDPWNHSPQFYRQVGAVLEHDGFRGNLTFDQNLKFFARARGISDDTVAQYLETEWSNWELVGSKKRVKFFSRGQRMQCALCRAFLGWPKVCFLDEPTVALDMEAYDHFCRLVQRAKEHGSAIVISSHHLEAIEALCDRIGILQDHHLSELANETGSLGQWALTTDNRPEYGEIIRRITGSGVSYTDGKWHFNSKNQKKDIPLLVAELVAHGCPVYEVRPVERAFRETIKKAYIKP